The following are encoded in a window of Rhizobium sp. WYJ-E13 genomic DNA:
- a CDS encoding ROK family transcriptional regulator yields the protein MAYSPEPLIASRFRRPGEEIVVSSNERSLLKLIWRNPGLSRSEITGHTDLTQQSVHRIIDQLVERGIVSLGSPKPGLGRGQPSPMLSLNGRHAYSVGISVNSDVVDICLVDLSGNVLGESDISLRELGMNQALDRVRDRIADLQQQNGLDDETFFGIGFGIAGALISGTKYNASMPLHEWSLIELGPLLTDTFKKPVWLLNGGSAGAVAEAMFGCGRFVRHFAYLSFNYGFGGGLINDGELLAGGNGNAGEFSGMFDDEEILHRPALQFLLEKLKRHNVDVPSIPYLRRHFDPKWPGVAEWVEEITPAYNRLVNAIWAIYDPQAIVFGGQVPPGLAQMLSDRTELFGRPRYGVPRPHPKLIVSEISGDAAAMGSAIVPFKSTFY from the coding sequence ATGGCTTATTCTCCAGAACCGTTGATCGCCTCGCGGTTCCGGCGTCCGGGCGAAGAAATCGTCGTCTCCTCGAATGAGCGCAGCCTGCTGAAACTCATCTGGCGCAATCCCGGCCTGTCGCGATCGGAGATCACCGGCCATACGGACCTGACGCAGCAATCGGTCCATCGCATCATCGACCAGCTCGTCGAGCGCGGCATCGTTTCGCTGGGGTCTCCCAAGCCCGGCCTCGGCCGCGGCCAGCCGAGCCCCATGCTCAGTCTCAACGGCCGCCACGCCTATTCGGTGGGCATTTCCGTCAATTCCGACGTGGTCGACATCTGCCTGGTGGATCTGTCAGGCAATGTGCTCGGCGAAAGCGACATCTCGCTGAGGGAGCTCGGCATGAACCAGGCGCTGGACCGCGTTCGCGACCGCATCGCGGACCTGCAGCAGCAGAACGGCCTCGACGATGAGACCTTCTTCGGTATCGGCTTCGGCATTGCCGGCGCTCTGATATCAGGGACAAAATACAACGCCTCGATGCCGCTGCATGAATGGTCGCTGATCGAGCTCGGGCCGCTGCTGACCGATACTTTTAAAAAGCCCGTCTGGCTGCTGAACGGCGGTAGCGCCGGTGCAGTTGCAGAGGCGATGTTCGGCTGCGGCCGCTTCGTCAGGCACTTCGCCTATCTCAGCTTCAATTACGGCTTTGGCGGGGGCCTGATCAACGATGGCGAACTTCTGGCCGGCGGCAATGGCAATGCCGGCGAATTCTCCGGCATGTTCGATGACGAGGAGATCCTCCACCGCCCGGCCCTGCAGTTTCTCCTGGAGAAGCTCAAGCGCCACAATGTCGACGTGCCGTCGATCCCCTATCTGCGCAGACATTTCGATCCGAAATGGCCGGGTGTGGCGGAATGGGTCGAGGAGATCACCCCCGCCTACAACCGTCTCGTCAACGCCATCTGGGCGATCTACGACCCGCAGGCAATCGTCTTCGGCGGCCAGGTGCCGCCGGGACTGGCGCAGATGCTGAGCGACCGCACCGAACTTTTCGGCCGCCCGCGCTACGGCGTGCCGCGCCCGCACCCCAAGCTCATCGTGTCAGAGATATCAGGCGACGCCGCCGCCATGGGCTCGGCGATCGTTCCCTTCAAATCGACGTTTTATTGA
- a CDS encoding GFA family protein: MAMESVRTGGCACGAVRYEVEGEPYQSGLCHCTKCRKLTGSIFSGTANWRRSKFKMDGEISTYDKRSFCPICGSRLFFMFDDAVEVFLGTLDSAPVNIRPMVEVWTVRREPWLPPIPNVRLYDENEHAP; this comes from the coding sequence ATGGCGATGGAAAGCGTGAGGACGGGCGGCTGTGCGTGTGGCGCGGTGCGGTATGAAGTCGAAGGCGAGCCTTACCAATCCGGGCTCTGCCACTGCACCAAATGCCGGAAACTGACCGGCTCGATCTTTTCGGGGACTGCGAACTGGCGCCGCTCGAAATTCAAGATGGACGGCGAGATCAGCACCTATGACAAGCGATCCTTCTGCCCGATCTGCGGTTCGCGGCTGTTTTTCATGTTCGACGATGCCGTGGAAGTCTTCCTTGGAACGCTGGATTCGGCGCCTGTTAATATCAGGCCGATGGTCGAAGTCTGGACGGTCAGGCGCGAGCCCTGGCTGCCGCCGATCCCGAACGTCCGGCTTTACGACGAAAACGAACACGCGCCGTAA
- a CDS encoding alpha/beta hydrolase — protein MANFALEVTRLGFSLVQSVSPRLAGEAAFRLFCRTPSARPKGEKARAAHAAGVAKLADAERFLLRVEGRRAHAYRLNGGALGRRKRYLVTHGWGSGMAYMADLVTMLAATGAEVIALDFPGHGKSGGRFLHMALAVKAIAAAEARFGRFDAVIGHSFGGAALMVSALAMLPDVKPVSAERLVLIGSPSEMQWLFTDFGRMLRLKPAAQEALEDVVHRITGRRLEDFDAGKRANHVGKPVLVIHAEDDKEVSAAHARRYAASGGHVRLSWANGFGHRRIMSAGPVLSEVAAFLAEEDIKKDAEIIPIFELPARRASV, from the coding sequence ATGGCAAACTTTGCGCTTGAGGTCACCCGCCTCGGATTTTCGCTCGTGCAATCCGTTTCACCGCGTCTTGCCGGCGAGGCGGCGTTCCGGCTGTTCTGCCGCACCCCATCTGCCAGGCCCAAGGGCGAGAAGGCGAGGGCGGCGCATGCAGCGGGTGTCGCCAAGCTTGCCGATGCGGAACGGTTCCTGCTGCGCGTCGAGGGCAGGCGGGCGCATGCCTATCGGCTGAATGGCGGAGCGCTTGGACGGCGCAAGCGCTATCTCGTCACCCATGGCTGGGGCTCCGGCATGGCCTATATGGCCGATCTCGTAACGATGCTGGCGGCTACGGGCGCGGAAGTGATCGCTCTCGATTTTCCGGGCCACGGGAAATCCGGCGGGCGCTTTCTGCATATGGCGCTTGCGGTGAAGGCTATTGCCGCAGCCGAGGCCCGCTTCGGCCGGTTCGATGCGGTCATTGGTCATTCCTTCGGTGGCGCGGCGTTGATGGTTTCGGCCCTGGCCATGCTGCCGGATGTGAAGCCCGTCTCGGCCGAACGTTTGGTACTGATCGGCTCACCCAGTGAAATGCAGTGGCTGTTTACCGATTTCGGCCGGATGCTGCGGCTGAAACCGGCGGCACAGGAAGCGCTTGAGGATGTCGTGCATCGTATCACCGGTCGGAGACTTGAGGATTTTGACGCCGGAAAACGGGCCAATCACGTCGGCAAGCCGGTGCTCGTCATCCATGCCGAGGACGACAAGGAAGTGAGTGCTGCCCATGCTCGTCGTTATGCGGCATCAGGCGGGCATGTGCGGCTCTCCTGGGCCAACGGTTTCGGCCACCGGCGCATCATGTCGGCAGGTCCGGTGCTGAGCGAGGTCGCGGCGTTCCTCGCGGAGGAAGACATCAAAAAAGATGCTGAGATCATTCCGATTTTTGAGCTTCCGGCGCGTCGCGCATCGGTGTAG
- a CDS encoding MarR family winged helix-turn-helix transcriptional regulator — protein sequence MNKNQSLPWDHPRFRSWIAVARACQLMQQSLARSLSDLDIKPPHLDILVNLYRFEGISQQELARKLLVGRSNMSMLLPQMEKRGLIIRRDDERDKRVLRLHLTSEGRRLTEEAMAIQTALIERTLSAEPIEQCMATADSMERIIGVLLQDLRDED from the coding sequence ATGAACAAAAATCAATCCCTCCCCTGGGATCATCCGCGTTTTAGAAGCTGGATCGCAGTGGCTCGCGCCTGCCAGCTCATGCAACAGTCGCTGGCGCGCTCGCTCTCCGATCTCGATATCAAGCCGCCGCATCTCGATATTCTCGTCAATCTCTACCGCTTCGAAGGTATTTCGCAGCAGGAGCTGGCGCGCAAGCTGCTCGTCGGCCGCTCCAATATGAGCATGCTGCTGCCGCAGATGGAAAAGCGCGGCCTGATCATCCGCCGCGACGACGAGCGCGACAAGCGCGTGCTGCGGCTGCACCTCACGTCAGAAGGCCGCAGGCTGACCGAAGAGGCCATGGCCATACAGACCGCGCTCATCGAGCGCACATTGTCGGCCGAGCCGATCGAGCAATGCATGGCAACCGCCGATTCGATGGAGCGCATCATCGGCGTGTTGCTGCAGGATTTGCGGGACGAGGATTGA
- a CDS encoding pyridoxamine 5'-phosphate oxidase family protein → MKIIGSIEELGEIYGAGLSQASVDKVTKALTPLYRGMIEMSPFAALATVGPEGLDCSPRGDLGGVVRIIDDRTLHLPDWRGNNRVDSLSNIVRDPRLSLMFLIPGSNTVMRINGRGVVSNDEALLASFEMDGKHPRTVTVISIVEVYFQCARAVMRAELWNADHFVDPAKLPTPGQMLKDAVGDFDHETYDREWPARAAKTMW, encoded by the coding sequence ATGAAAATCATCGGCAGTATCGAGGAGCTCGGCGAAATCTATGGCGCGGGGCTGTCGCAGGCCTCCGTCGACAAGGTGACGAAGGCGCTGACGCCCCTCTACCGGGGCATGATCGAGATGTCGCCCTTCGCGGCGCTTGCGACCGTCGGCCCGGAAGGGCTCGACTGTTCGCCGCGCGGCGATCTCGGCGGCGTGGTGCGTATCATCGACGATAGGACGCTGCATCTGCCCGATTGGCGCGGCAACAACCGCGTCGATTCGCTTTCCAACATCGTGCGCGATCCGCGCCTGTCACTGATGTTTCTCATTCCGGGCTCCAACACGGTCATGCGCATCAACGGCCGCGGCGTCGTCTCCAATGACGAAGCACTGCTTGCAAGTTTCGAGATGGACGGCAAACACCCGCGCACGGTCACCGTCATCAGCATTGTCGAGGTCTATTTCCAGTGCGCCCGCGCGGTCATGCGCGCCGAGCTCTGGAATGCTGACCACTTCGTCGATCCGGCGAAGCTGCCGACGCCCGGCCAGATGCTGAAGGATGCGGTGGGTGATTTCGACCACGAGACTTATGACCGGGAATGGCCGGCGCGCGCTGCCAAAACGATGTGGTGA
- a CDS encoding carbohydrate ABC transporter permease, whose product MIENARSLNFAASAILAVGIIFILGPLYLTLANASQPYEFLLRNGLAWYPGDHFIANVMRVFTETRIPIQMLNSMLVALYDAFFTCALSFLTAYALVYFRIRWAGIAFAAILATIMLPIDIRVITTYQVAANIFSPLNTLLDLTGANALIESLFGAPVHLELSVLDTHFGLVAPLVAHGTGTFLFRQFFRTLPSDLFKAARMDGAGPIRFLFHILLPISRSSFAALFVLTFLGGWTQYLWPLVAASKPEMTTAVVGLARLVPDMEGEVPDFPMIMAGVVVVSLIPLVMIALLQRYLVQGLVLSEK is encoded by the coding sequence ATGATCGAAAACGCTCGCTCGCTCAATTTCGCCGCCAGCGCCATTCTGGCTGTCGGTATCATCTTCATTCTCGGACCGCTCTACCTGACGCTCGCCAATGCCTCGCAACCCTACGAGTTTCTGCTGCGCAACGGGCTTGCCTGGTATCCTGGCGACCATTTCATCGCCAATGTCATGCGCGTCTTTACCGAGACACGCATCCCGATCCAGATGCTGAACAGCATGCTGGTGGCGCTTTATGATGCCTTCTTCACCTGCGCGCTGTCGTTCCTGACAGCCTATGCGCTCGTCTATTTCCGCATCCGCTGGGCAGGTATCGCTTTCGCCGCAATCCTGGCGACGATCATGCTGCCGATCGATATCCGCGTCATCACCACCTATCAGGTGGCGGCGAACATCTTTTCACCACTGAATACGCTGCTTGATCTGACCGGCGCCAATGCGCTGATCGAAAGCCTGTTCGGTGCGCCGGTTCATCTCGAACTGAGCGTGCTCGACACGCATTTCGGCCTCGTGGCGCCACTGGTTGCGCATGGCACCGGCACCTTCCTGTTCCGGCAGTTCTTCCGCACGCTGCCATCGGATCTCTTCAAGGCGGCGCGCATGGATGGGGCAGGGCCGATCCGCTTCCTCTTCCATATCCTGTTGCCGATCTCGCGCAGCAGTTTTGCAGCCCTCTTCGTGCTGACCTTCCTCGGCGGTTGGACGCAGTATCTCTGGCCACTGGTGGCTGCCTCCAAGCCCGAGATGACGACGGCGGTCGTCGGCCTGGCGCGGCTTGTGCCCGACATGGAAGGCGAAGTTCCGGACTTCCCGATGATCATGGCCGGTGTCGTGGTCGTCTCGCTAATTCCCCTTGTCATGATTGCGCTTTTGCAGCGCTACCTCGTGCAGGGCCTTGTTCTTTCGGA
- a CDS encoding low temperature requirement protein A: MTETHKKSWLRAHGHTGSRVTFLELFFDLVFVFSISQLSHALFAHYTPLGAVEAALMMFAVWWVWIFTAWVTNWLDPERMPVRSMLIVLMLFGLVLSASIPEAFGEKGLLFASAYVLMQVGRSLFTTYAMRAAGRSATINFVRITTYLAVAGVFWISGGLLEHEARLICWVIALLIEYSGPALGFAVPGLGKSKTEEWDVSGAHMAERCALFIIICLGEAILVSGRTFSEMEFSVMTGVVFLIGFIGTVAMWWLYFRFGHERAAHRIEHEDTPGSLARQAFTYAHIPILAGIIVHAVAVEFMFEHPHETGNLAIAASVLGGSGLFLIGNLWFKGATSGHLPLSHLAGIVILILCAFFAPFMQVYVMGILAALVLIVVAAWEYKSLTRAPSGPALH, from the coding sequence ATGACGGAAACACATAAAAAGAGCTGGCTGCGAGCCCACGGGCATACCGGCAGCAGGGTCACATTCCTGGAACTCTTCTTCGATCTCGTTTTCGTCTTTTCCATCTCGCAGTTATCGCACGCGCTTTTTGCCCATTATACGCCGCTCGGTGCCGTCGAAGCGGCGCTGATGATGTTTGCAGTCTGGTGGGTGTGGATCTTCACCGCCTGGGTGACGAACTGGCTCGATCCGGAGCGCATGCCGGTGCGATCAATGCTGATCGTGCTGATGCTGTTCGGCCTCGTGCTCTCGGCCTCCATTCCCGAAGCCTTCGGCGAGAAGGGCCTGCTCTTCGCCTCAGCCTATGTGCTGATGCAGGTCGGCCGCTCGCTCTTCACTACCTATGCGATGCGGGCTGCCGGCCGTTCGGCCACCATCAACTTCGTGCGCATCACCACCTACCTTGCCGTTGCCGGCGTGTTCTGGATATCAGGCGGGCTTCTGGAGCATGAGGCGCGGCTGATCTGCTGGGTGATCGCGCTCTTGATCGAATATTCCGGGCCGGCGCTCGGATTTGCGGTGCCCGGCCTCGGCAAGTCCAAGACAGAAGAGTGGGACGTTTCCGGCGCGCATATGGCGGAGCGTTGCGCGCTCTTCATCATCATCTGCCTCGGCGAAGCGATCCTCGTTTCCGGCCGCACCTTCTCCGAAATGGAATTCTCGGTCATGACCGGGGTTGTCTTCCTGATCGGCTTCATCGGCACGGTCGCCATGTGGTGGCTGTATTTCCGCTTCGGCCATGAGCGGGCGGCGCATCGCATCGAGCATGAGGATACGCCGGGGAGCCTCGCGCGGCAGGCCTTCACCTATGCGCATATCCCGATCCTAGCAGGCATCATCGTGCATGCAGTGGCGGTGGAGTTCATGTTCGAGCATCCGCATGAGACCGGCAATCTCGCCATCGCCGCCTCCGTACTCGGCGGCTCCGGCCTCTTCCTGATCGGCAATCTCTGGTTCAAGGGGGCGACCAGCGGGCACCTGCCGCTCTCGCATCTCGCCGGCATCGTGATCCTGATCCTCTGCGCTTTCTTTGCGCCCTTCATGCAGGTCTACGTGATGGGCATTCTGGCGGCGCTGGTGCTGATCGTCGTAGCGGCCTGGGAGTACAAATCGCTGACGCGCGCGCCGTCCGGGCCGGCGCTGCATTAG
- a CDS encoding carbohydrate ABC transporter permease, which produces MSSESSLFSHRWLPLLLAAPMLLLILIFFYAPVIQAFYWSFFLERPFGGGSEFVGWDNFRRVLADPEFWNAGWRTVIFMVVASSLSVLLPLILAVAADRKIRLSLTARNVLVWPKGVAGASIGVVFAFVFNPFVGILAPINHFFPGAWAPGLDGTDAFITLIIAHVWGGIPFNFVILLAGLQSIPRTMFQAAAMDGAGPWRRIFDVQLPLIMPQLFLTLVLEFTESVTSAFALIDTITKGGPGGSTNLLVYKIYTDGFSGYDLSGASTQTAILMIFVVLLTAAQFLLLGRSVNYER; this is translated from the coding sequence ATGTCGTCGGAATCTTCGCTTTTCAGCCATCGCTGGCTGCCGCTTTTGCTGGCCGCCCCCATGCTGCTCTTGATCCTCATCTTCTTCTACGCACCGGTTATCCAGGCCTTCTACTGGTCCTTCTTTCTGGAGCGGCCCTTCGGCGGCGGGTCGGAATTCGTCGGCTGGGATAATTTCCGCCGTGTGCTTGCCGATCCGGAATTCTGGAATGCCGGCTGGCGCACCGTCATCTTCATGGTCGTCGCCTCGTCACTATCAGTGCTTCTGCCACTGATCCTGGCGGTCGCTGCCGACCGGAAAATCCGGCTGTCACTGACGGCCCGCAATGTGCTGGTCTGGCCGAAGGGTGTGGCGGGCGCTTCGATCGGCGTCGTCTTCGCCTTCGTCTTCAATCCCTTCGTCGGTATTCTGGCACCCATCAACCATTTTTTCCCGGGTGCCTGGGCGCCGGGTCTCGATGGAACGGATGCCTTCATCACACTCATCATCGCGCATGTCTGGGGCGGCATTCCCTTCAATTTCGTCATCCTGCTCGCCGGGCTGCAATCCATTCCGCGCACCATGTTTCAGGCGGCGGCCATGGACGGTGCCGGACCCTGGCGGCGCATCTTCGACGTGCAGTTGCCGCTGATCATGCCGCAGCTTTTCCTGACGCTGGTGCTGGAATTTACCGAAAGCGTCACCTCGGCCTTCGCGCTGATCGATACGATCACCAAGGGCGGGCCGGGCGGCTCCACAAACCTGCTGGTCTACAAGATCTATACCGATGGCTTCAGCGGATACGACCTGTCAGGCGCCTCCACCCAGACGGCCATTCTGATGATCTTCGTCGTCCTTCTCACCGCTGCGCAATTCCTGCTTCTCGGCCGCAGCGTCAACTACGAACGGTAG
- a CDS encoding extracellular solute-binding protein, translating into MKISILVAAAALMTAACSSAQAANFEFWYGNTGSVEKAILAQCDAFNASQSKDHVTCVGQGSYEVSMQKAIAAYRSNKHPVLIQFFDAGTLDLLLSDAVVPVQDVLPDVDWNNYIKGARSYYETSGGKLYSQPYNASTLLFYVNKTELEKAGVTEMPKTWEDIIEAARKLKASGHACPFVTDGDTWRVLEQFSARHGLPIASKHNGYDGLDAEYVFNTTFAAKHLANLVEWRKEGLVRLNTDTKAGNYTAAFNAGECAMMEGSSGSYTDSAKAFAGKYELAVDMAPMYKGYERHNTFVGGASIYIMKGHDQAEIDGAKAFLDFLRKPEQQMFMTASTGYVPVTNDVLDAIARSPDAGSAKYATAGVGIQSMNEPGTPDTRGIRLGFYVQFRSIFMEETQKAYAGTQTMQVALDNTKKRGDELLRRFEQTYKTAKLP; encoded by the coding sequence ATGAAGATTTCCATTCTGGTGGCTGCGGCCGCCCTGATGACGGCTGCGTGTTCTTCTGCGCAAGCTGCCAATTTCGAATTCTGGTATGGCAATACGGGAAGCGTCGAAAAGGCGATCCTGGCGCAATGCGACGCCTTCAATGCGTCGCAGTCGAAAGACCATGTGACATGCGTCGGGCAGGGCAGCTACGAAGTGTCCATGCAGAAGGCGATCGCCGCCTACCGCTCCAACAAGCATCCGGTGCTGATCCAGTTCTTCGATGCCGGCACGCTCGACCTCTTGCTGTCGGACGCCGTCGTGCCGGTTCAGGACGTGCTGCCGGATGTCGACTGGAACAACTACATCAAGGGTGCACGCTCCTATTACGAGACGTCGGGCGGCAAGCTCTATTCGCAACCCTATAATGCTTCGACGCTGCTCTTCTACGTCAACAAGACCGAGCTCGAGAAAGCCGGCGTCACCGAGATGCCGAAGACCTGGGAAGACATTATCGAGGCGGCCCGCAAGCTGAAGGCATCAGGCCACGCATGCCCGTTTGTCACGGACGGCGACACCTGGCGCGTGCTCGAGCAGTTCTCCGCTCGTCACGGCCTGCCGATCGCTTCCAAGCACAACGGCTATGACGGCCTCGATGCCGAGTATGTCTTCAACACGACTTTCGCAGCCAAGCATCTCGCCAATCTCGTCGAGTGGCGCAAGGAAGGCCTCGTCAGGCTCAACACGGATACCAAGGCCGGCAACTACACGGCCGCCTTCAATGCCGGCGAATGCGCCATGATGGAAGGCTCTTCAGGCTCTTATACGGATTCGGCCAAGGCCTTTGCCGGCAAATACGAACTCGCCGTCGACATGGCGCCGATGTACAAGGGATACGAGCGCCACAATACCTTCGTCGGCGGCGCTTCCATCTACATCATGAAGGGTCATGACCAGGCAGAGATCGACGGCGCCAAGGCATTCCTCGATTTCCTGCGCAAGCCCGAGCAGCAGATGTTCATGACGGCATCGACAGGCTACGTGCCCGTCACCAACGACGTTCTCGATGCGATCGCCAGGAGCCCCGATGCGGGCTCCGCCAAATATGCGACGGCTGGTGTCGGCATCCAATCCATGAACGAGCCCGGCACGCCGGACACCCGCGGCATCCGCCTCGGCTTCTACGTGCAGTTCCGCTCGATCTTCATGGAAGAAACCCAGAAGGCATACGCCGGCACGCAGACCATGCAGGTGGCGCTCGATAACACCAAGAAGCGTGGCGACGAGCTGCTGCGCCGCTTCGAGCAGACCTACAAGACGGCAAAGCTGCCCTGA
- the metG gene encoding methionine--tRNA ligase — protein sequence MNKPDTYITTSIPYVNAAPHVGFALELVQTDAYARHFRLLGRNVRFQCGTDDNSLKNVRSAEAAGLPVADFVNANADRFERLGTRLDISNDEFVRTSRDPRHLPCVHALWNACADNGDLYRKAYEGLYCVGCEQFYEAAELVDGRCPEHGVSLELVKEENWFFRLSRHGDRILQLIESGELTIVPAHRRNEVLALLRRGLEDISVSRSAERARGWGVPVPDGDEVVYVWFDALANYLSGLGYGSDPTLFKRYWTGGGQRIHVVGKGISKFHAIYWPAILLSAGLPPPSSISVHGYVTVDGRKIGKSTGNGIDPDGIIDAYGTPDALRYYLLRHIRSGDDGDFSGERLEAAWSGELGGQLGNLANRVLALLASSLGGVVPPLQESDFVREATRLPGKVAAAFDAYELHVGLADIFAFIGEANRRFAKRAPWADAKALLGDLTPEERQATVDRLGACLAEQVYGLAVVARCLLPFLPRSASVLHERLGIEVPEVYGASLVVDGVRTASDAVLFPRRVVA from the coding sequence ATGAACAAGCCGGACACCTATATCACCACCTCGATCCCCTATGTGAACGCCGCCCCGCATGTGGGCTTTGCGCTCGAACTCGTGCAGACCGATGCCTATGCGCGCCATTTCCGCCTGCTCGGCCGCAATGTCCGATTCCAATGTGGAACCGATGACAACAGCCTGAAGAATGTCCGTTCGGCGGAAGCCGCAGGCCTGCCCGTGGCGGATTTCGTCAACGCCAATGCCGACAGGTTCGAGCGCCTCGGCACACGGCTCGACATTTCCAACGACGAATTCGTGCGCACCTCCCGCGATCCGCGGCATCTCCCTTGCGTACACGCCTTATGGAACGCCTGCGCCGACAACGGAGACCTCTATCGCAAGGCCTACGAAGGCCTCTATTGCGTCGGCTGCGAGCAATTCTACGAGGCCGCAGAACTTGTTGACGGCCGATGCCCGGAACATGGCGTCTCCCTTGAACTTGTCAAAGAGGAGAACTGGTTCTTCCGCTTGTCCCGCCATGGTGACAGGATCCTGCAGCTCATCGAGAGCGGCGAACTCACGATCGTTCCGGCGCACCGGCGCAACGAGGTGCTGGCCCTTCTGCGACGCGGCCTTGAGGATATCAGCGTTTCACGCAGCGCCGAGCGGGCGCGCGGCTGGGGCGTTCCCGTCCCTGACGGAGACGAGGTGGTCTATGTCTGGTTCGACGCGCTCGCGAACTATCTGAGCGGGCTCGGCTACGGCTCCGATCCGACGCTCTTCAAGCGCTACTGGACCGGCGGCGGCCAACGTATCCACGTCGTCGGCAAGGGCATCTCGAAATTCCACGCCATCTACTGGCCGGCGATCCTGCTCTCGGCCGGCCTGCCGCCGCCGTCATCGATATCGGTGCATGGCTATGTAACGGTCGATGGCAGGAAGATCGGCAAGTCGACAGGCAACGGTATCGATCCGGACGGTATCATCGATGCTTACGGCACGCCGGATGCACTGCGCTATTATCTGCTCCGGCATATACGCTCGGGCGACGATGGCGACTTCTCCGGCGAGCGTCTCGAAGCCGCGTGGTCGGGTGAACTCGGCGGCCAGCTCGGCAATCTCGCCAATCGGGTACTGGCACTTCTCGCGAGTTCCCTTGGCGGGGTCGTTCCGCCGCTGCAGGAAAGCGATTTCGTGCGAGAAGCGACCCGTCTTCCTGGGAAGGTCGCCGCAGCCTTCGATGCCTATGAGCTGCATGTCGGCCTGGCCGATATCTTCGCCTTTATCGGCGAGGCAAACAGGCGCTTTGCCAAACGCGCACCATGGGCAGATGCGAAGGCGCTGCTTGGTGACCTCACGCCAGAGGAACGACAGGCTACGGTTGATCGCCTCGGCGCTTGTCTTGCTGAGCAGGTCTATGGCCTGGCGGTCGTCGCACGCTGCCTCCTGCCCTTCCTACCGCGCTCGGCTTCGGTGCTGCATGAAAGGCTGGGGATCGAGGTGCCCGAAGTCTATGGGGCATCGCTTGTTGTCGATGGGGTCAGAACGGCCTCGGACGCTGTGCTGTTTCCGAGGAGAGTGGTGGCTTGA
- a CDS encoding gamma-butyrobetaine hydroxylase-like domain-containing protein, giving the protein MSDIWPTELKVSKDRQRLVVSFNDGQSFDLSAELLRVLSPSAEVQGHGPGQKVTVPGKRNVAIVSAIPTGNYAVRIGFDDMHDTGIYTWTYLRELGERGFELFSAYEEELAAKGMSRDVAEKPR; this is encoded by the coding sequence ATGAGCGATATCTGGCCGACCGAACTTAAGGTATCGAAAGACCGCCAAAGGCTGGTGGTAAGCTTCAACGACGGGCAGAGCTTCGATCTCTCGGCCGAGCTCTTGCGCGTGCTGTCGCCATCGGCCGAGGTACAGGGGCACGGTCCGGGGCAAAAGGTGACGGTGCCGGGCAAGCGCAACGTTGCCATCGTCTCCGCCATACCCACAGGCAATTATGCCGTGCGCATCGGTTTCGACGATATGCACGATACCGGCATCTATACATGGACGTATCTGCGCGAACTCGGCGAACGCGGCTTCGAGCTCTTCTCGGCCTATGAAGAAGAGCTTGCGGCCAAGGGAATGAGCCGGGACGTCGCGGAGAAGCCGCGCTGA